Proteins from one Streptomyces sp. 840.1 genomic window:
- a CDS encoding trans-acting enoyl reductase family protein: MNRQNGAQRPYDVVLFGATGFVGALTAEYLAAHAPQDCRWALAGRNRAKLEQLRNHLTSLRPDCADIPLLHADADDAGSLRELAGSTHVVATTVGPYVWYGEKLVAACAEEGTDYADLSGEPEFIDRVYLEHDARARETGARIVHACGFDSVPHDLGVYFTVQQLPEGVPLRIDGFVRSNAAFSGGTFASALNSMGRGPQMLRAARERRLHEPRLVGRRARAPMGGPRFSTETGTWALPLPTIDGQLVKRSARALPRYGPDFRYRHYASVKHLPVALGGTAAMGALLGAAQLPAARTWLMNRYEPGSGPDAERRQRSWFTVRFVGEGGGRRVFTEVSGGDPGYGETARMLAESALCLALDELPTVSGQVTTAVAMGDALGERLRASGLGFRVAAVR, encoded by the coding sequence GTGAACAGGCAGAACGGGGCACAACGCCCCTATGACGTAGTCCTCTTCGGCGCCACCGGATTCGTGGGAGCCCTCACCGCCGAATATCTGGCGGCTCACGCGCCGCAGGATTGCCGATGGGCTCTGGCGGGCCGCAATCGCGCCAAACTGGAGCAGTTGCGCAATCACCTCACCTCTCTCCGTCCGGACTGCGCGGACATCCCCCTGCTGCACGCCGACGCGGACGACGCCGGGTCGCTGCGCGAACTGGCCGGGTCCACCCATGTGGTGGCCACGACGGTCGGCCCGTACGTCTGGTACGGCGAGAAGCTGGTCGCGGCCTGCGCCGAGGAGGGTACGGACTACGCGGATCTCTCCGGCGAGCCGGAGTTCATCGACCGGGTCTACCTGGAGCACGACGCCAGGGCGCGCGAGACCGGCGCCCGGATCGTGCACGCGTGCGGCTTCGACTCCGTGCCGCACGACCTCGGGGTGTACTTCACGGTCCAGCAGCTGCCCGAGGGGGTGCCCCTGCGGATCGACGGATTCGTCCGCAGCAACGCCGCCTTCTCGGGCGGTACGTTCGCCTCGGCGCTCAACTCGATGGGCCGGGGCCCGCAGATGCTGCGCGCCGCGCGCGAGCGCAGGCTGCACGAGCCGCGCCTGGTCGGCCGCCGCGCACGCGCCCCGATGGGCGGGCCGCGCTTCAGCACGGAGACGGGGACCTGGGCCCTTCCGCTGCCCACGATCGACGGGCAGCTCGTGAAGCGCTCGGCCCGCGCGCTGCCCCGCTACGGCCCGGACTTCCGCTACCGCCACTACGCCTCGGTCAAGCACCTGCCGGTGGCACTGGGCGGCACGGCGGCGATGGGCGCCCTGCTGGGCGCGGCGCAGCTGCCGGCCGCACGGACATGGCTGATGAACCGGTACGAGCCCGGCTCGGGCCCGGACGCGGAGCGCCGGCAGCGCAGCTGGTTCACGGTGCGCTTCGTCGGAGAGGGCGGCGGCCGCCGGGTGTTCACCGAGGTGTCGGGCGGCGACCCGGGCTACGGCGAGACGGCCCGGATGCTCGCGGAGTCCGCGCTGTGCCTGGCGCTGGACGAGCTGCCGACGGTGTCGGGGCAGGTCACCACGGCCGTCGCGATGGGCGACGCGCTGGGCGAACGGCTGCGGGCGTCCGGGCTGGGCTTCCGGGTGGCGGCGGTCCGCTGA
- the mmpA gene encoding morphogenic membrane protein MmpA has translation MNVPRTPTRTAPLHPAQRRAAAGMLIGGAVAFVWAGAMLYTLASWLL, from the coding sequence ATGAACGTACCTCGCACACCCACCCGAACCGCACCCCTCCACCCCGCTCAGCGCCGCGCCGCGGCGGGCATGCTGATCGGGGGTGCGGTGGCGTTCGTCTGGGCCGGAGCGATGCTCTACACCCTCGCCTCGTGGCTCCTCTAG
- a CDS encoding endonuclease V codes for MTTLRMPADEAAARALQDSLRARVVLDEPGPPPGTGRVTGVDVAYDDERDIVVAAAVVLDAATLDVVAESTAAGRVTFPYVPGLLAFREIPTVLTALESLPVDPGLVVCDGYGLAHPRRFGLASHLGVLTGLPVIGVAKNPFTFSYEQPGPRRGDRSPLLDGDEEVGRALRTQDGTKPVFVSVGHRTGLDNACAHTLLLARDFRQPETTRRADALCRRALREATA; via the coding sequence ATGACAACTCTTCGGATGCCCGCCGACGAGGCCGCGGCCCGCGCCCTCCAGGACTCCCTGCGCGCCCGCGTGGTGCTCGACGAGCCGGGGCCGCCGCCCGGCACCGGCCGGGTGACAGGTGTCGACGTCGCCTACGACGACGAGCGCGACATCGTCGTGGCGGCGGCCGTCGTCCTCGACGCGGCAACCCTGGACGTGGTGGCCGAGTCCACCGCCGCCGGCCGGGTCACCTTCCCGTACGTGCCCGGACTCCTGGCCTTCCGCGAGATCCCCACGGTGCTCACCGCGCTGGAGTCCCTGCCGGTCGACCCCGGCCTCGTCGTCTGCGACGGATACGGGCTGGCGCACCCCCGCCGCTTCGGGCTCGCCAGCCATCTGGGGGTGCTCACCGGGCTGCCGGTCATCGGCGTCGCGAAGAACCCGTTCACCTTCTCGTACGAACAGCCCGGCCCGCGCCGCGGCGACCGCTCACCGCTGCTCGACGGGGACGAGGAGGTGGGCCGGGCGCTGCGCACCCAGGACGGCACGAAACCGGTCTTCGTCTCCGTCGGCCACCGCACCGGCCTCGACAACGCCTGCGCACACACCCTGCTGCTGGCCCGGGACTTCCGCCAGCCCGAGACCACCCGCCGGGCCGACGCGCTCTGCCGGCGGGCGCTGCGCGAGGCGACCGCCTGA
- a CDS encoding YciI family protein: MFVLELSYSAPLDRVDALMKEHADWLDTQYAAGVFIASGRKNPRDGGVILAVGDDRAAIERLTATDPFAVHGVCAYRITEFIATRTSEALAPHRQQL, translated from the coding sequence ATGTTCGTACTTGAGCTGTCCTATTCCGCACCGCTGGACCGTGTCGACGCGCTGATGAAGGAGCATGCCGACTGGCTCGACACGCAGTACGCGGCCGGGGTGTTCATCGCCTCCGGCCGCAAGAACCCGCGGGACGGCGGAGTGATCCTCGCGGTCGGGGACGACCGGGCCGCCATCGAGCGGCTCACGGCGACCGACCCCTTCGCCGTGCACGGAGTCTGCGCGTACCGGATCACGGAGTTCATCGCGACCAGGACCTCGGAGGCCCTCGCGCCCCACCGCCAGCAGTTGTGA
- a CDS encoding SsgA family sporulation/cell division regulator translates to MSIVIEQSVQARMVASAPQMETLPAVLSYDRTDPFAIRMAFPAPATLEGTEVAWEFSRELLAEGTDAPAGLGDVRIRPFGYERTVLEFHAAEGIAMVHVRTADLRRFLRRTQQLVPVGAEHRFLDLDRSLTDLLGGSR, encoded by the coding sequence TTGTCCATCGTTATCGAGCAGTCCGTGCAGGCCCGCATGGTGGCGTCCGCGCCGCAGATGGAGACACTTCCCGCCGTCCTGAGTTACGACCGCACGGACCCCTTCGCGATCCGCATGGCCTTCCCCGCACCCGCGACGCTGGAGGGCACCGAGGTGGCCTGGGAGTTCTCCCGGGAGCTGCTCGCGGAGGGCACGGACGCGCCGGCCGGCCTGGGTGACGTCCGGATCAGGCCCTTCGGCTACGAGCGCACGGTGCTGGAGTTCCACGCCGCCGAGGGCATCGCGATGGTGCACGTACGCACCGCCGACCTGCGGCGGTTCCTGCGGCGGACCCAGCAGCTGGTGCCCGTCGGCGCCGAGCACCGGTTCCTGGACCTGGACCGGAGCCTGACCGACCTGCTCGGCGGCTCCCGCTAA
- a CDS encoding ABC-F family ATP-binding cassette domain-containing protein: MSAPLAHITCSSLSFAWPDGSEVFDDFHLTVGPGRTGLIGVNGAGKSTLLRLIAGDLTPAEGRIRATGTVGYLPQNLVLDTALRVDAALGIASARAALHAIEAGDVGEERFAAVGDDWDVEERARATLDQLGLGHIGLDRTIGEVSGGECVLLRLAALLLARPDVLLLDEPTNNLDLHARQRLYAAVDAWSGVLVIVSHDRELLDRVDQIADLRGSEVTWYGGNLSAYEEALAVEQEAAERMVRVAEADVHRQKRELADAQVKLARRKRYGQKMSDQKREPKIVMGARKRAAQESAGKHRIMHTDRLAEARERLDEAVEAVRDDDEIRVELPHTKVHPGRGVLVLRELELAYGARVQGAFEVRGPERIALVGRNGAGKTTLLRTLAGELAPVSGEAEVEVPTRFLPQRLDVLDDRLSVVENVARFAPDATDNAIRARLARFLFKGARSDRPAGTLSGGERFRAALAALLLAEPAPQLLMLDEPTNNLDLASVHRLTAALESYEGALIVASHDVPFLESLGITRWLLLDGELRDTTAQEVRAGM; encoded by the coding sequence ATGTCAGCTCCGCTCGCACACATCACCTGCTCGTCGCTCTCCTTCGCCTGGCCGGACGGCAGCGAGGTGTTCGACGACTTCCATCTGACCGTAGGACCCGGCCGTACCGGTCTCATCGGCGTCAACGGCGCCGGCAAGTCGACCCTGCTGCGGCTCATCGCCGGCGACCTCACCCCGGCCGAGGGCCGGATCAGGGCGACGGGCACGGTCGGGTACCTGCCTCAGAACCTGGTCCTGGACACCGCGCTGCGGGTCGACGCGGCCCTGGGCATCGCCTCGGCCCGTGCGGCGCTGCACGCCATCGAGGCGGGCGACGTCGGCGAGGAGCGGTTCGCGGCCGTCGGCGACGACTGGGACGTGGAGGAGCGGGCCCGCGCCACGCTCGACCAGCTCGGTCTCGGACACATCGGGCTCGACCGGACGATCGGTGAGGTGTCCGGCGGCGAGTGCGTGCTGCTGCGGCTGGCCGCGCTGCTGCTGGCCCGGCCGGACGTGCTGCTGCTCGACGAGCCGACGAACAACCTGGACCTGCACGCACGACAACGGCTGTACGCCGCGGTCGACGCGTGGAGCGGGGTCCTGGTGATCGTCAGCCACGACCGGGAACTCCTGGACCGCGTCGACCAGATCGCGGATCTGCGGGGCTCCGAGGTCACCTGGTACGGCGGAAACCTCTCCGCGTACGAGGAGGCGCTCGCCGTGGAGCAGGAGGCGGCCGAGCGCATGGTGCGGGTCGCGGAGGCCGATGTGCACCGCCAGAAGCGAGAACTCGCGGACGCCCAGGTCAAGCTGGCCCGGCGCAAGCGATACGGGCAGAAGATGAGCGACCAGAAGCGCGAGCCGAAGATCGTCATGGGCGCCCGCAAGCGTGCCGCGCAGGAGTCGGCCGGCAAGCACCGCATCATGCACACCGACAGGCTGGCCGAGGCACGGGAGCGCCTGGACGAAGCGGTCGAGGCGGTGCGCGACGACGACGAGATCCGGGTCGAGCTCCCGCACACCAAGGTCCACCCGGGCCGCGGCGTGCTCGTGCTGCGCGAGCTGGAACTGGCCTACGGAGCACGGGTCCAGGGCGCGTTCGAGGTGCGCGGTCCGGAGCGCATCGCACTGGTGGGGCGTAACGGAGCGGGCAAGACCACGCTGCTGCGGACGCTCGCCGGTGAGCTGGCACCGGTGTCGGGCGAGGCCGAGGTGGAGGTTCCCACGCGCTTCCTGCCGCAGCGGCTGGACGTGCTCGACGACCGGCTGAGCGTGGTGGAGAACGTGGCGCGGTTCGCACCGGATGCCACGGACAACGCCATCCGGGCGAGGCTGGCACGCTTTCTGTTCAAGGGAGCACGGTCGGACCGGCCCGCGGGGACCCTGTCGGGCGGCGAACGGTTCCGTGCGGCGCTGGCCGCACTGCTGCTCGCCGAACCGGCACCCCAGTTGCTGATGCTGGACGAGCCGACGAACAACCTGGACCTGGCGAGCGTGCACCGGCTGACGGCGG